In the genome of Natronorubrum daqingense, the window CTGTCTCCGTCTACGACGGCGACACCGAACGCGGGACGAATCGCAAACGAATTCGCGAGGAGGCGGACGTCATCATCACGAACTTCGCCGGCGTGAACACGTACCTCGCCGACCACGACCGCTGGGCGCGGTTTCTCGGCGCGTGCGATCTCCTCGTCATCGACGAATCACACACTTACACGGGCGTCCACGGCATGCACGTCGCCTGGATCGTGCGGCGGCTCAAACGTGTGCTTTCGTACTACGGGGCTACACCCCAGTACGTGCTCACAAGCGCGACGATCGGCAACCCCGGCGAGCATTCGCGGGCGCTGATCGACGAATCGGTCACCGTCGTCGACGAGGACGGCTCTCCGCGCGGACCGCGGGATCTGGTCCTCTGGAATCCGCCGCCGCGGACTCGAGACGACACGGCCGACGAACGCGACGAGTGGCGCGACGGCGACGAGAACGTCGCCGATCACGCTGCGAGTGACGGCGAGGATGGCATCCTCGAGCGCCTGCCCGCCACCGTCGAAGCGCCGCGCGTCTTCTCACACCTCACCTATCACGACGCGCAGTCGCTGTTGTTCACCCCCTCGAGAAAGCTCGCCGAACTCTCCATCAAACGCGCCACGAAGTATCGTCACGACCGGCAGCGATACTACGCGAATCCTGACCGAGGGAGCGCGCTCGAACCCTACCACGCGGGCCACTCGCGGCGCAAACGCCACGGGACGGAACACCAGCTCAAGACGGGCGTCCTCGACGGCGTCGCCTCGACGAACGCCCTCGAGTTGGGAATCGATATCGGCGAGATGGACGCGACCGTGCAACTCGGTTACCCCGGCCAGCGTCAGTCGTTCTGGCAGCAAATCGGTCGGGCGGGTCGGGGCGAGAATCGAGCGCTCTCCGTCCTCGTCGCCGAGCACCGCACGCTCGATCAGTACGTCGTGAACACGCCGGAGTACCTCCTCGAGAACGACGTCGAGGACGCCGTCGTCGACGTCGACAACGACGCGGTTTTCGCCCAGCACCTGCGTTGTGCTGCCAGTGAACTCGCGCTCGGGGAACGCGATATCGACTCCCTCGCCGAGCGCGAGCGACTCGAGCGAGCCGTCGAGATGTGGCGACGAGCGGGCCAACTACAGGGCCACCTCGAGACGGGCGTCTCCTACGTCGGCCCGCCGCGGCCCCAGCGATCGATTTCGCTGTACGCGACGACCGGCAAGGAGTACGAGGTCGCACTCGAGGAGGGATACGACGGCGACGCCGACCCGGAGATGGAGCCGTTGGCGAAAGAACGGGTGCTGCGGGACTTCCACGAAGGCGCGGTTCGGTTGCACCAGGGCCGACAATACGAGGTAACCGCCGTCGACCACGACTCGCCACAGCCGTCGGTGACGCTTCGGCCCACGAACGCGGACTACTACACGCGCACGCAAACCGACGTAACCGTGCTCGACGCGGTCTCCGAAGAGTCTCGAGAAATCGGCGACTTCACGCTCCACTTCGGGCGCGGGCGAGTGCTCGTTTACCACGGCACCTACGACAAGGTCGCCATCCACGGCGGACAGAAAGAAGAGCAAGCGATTCCGACCGACAACCCGCCCCTGTCGATGGACACGCAACTGTGCTGGCTCGAGGTGCCCCAGGCCGTCGAGGACGCCCTCGTCGAGAAGTACCGCGACTTCTCGATTCCCGAACTCGAGGGCGGCTTCGCGGGCACGGCCCACCTCGGCTACGCGGGCGGCCTCCACGCCGCAGAGCACGCGACGATCGGCGTCGCGCCCCTCGAGTTGATGGTCGACAAACGGGATCTGGGCGGCCTCGCGACGCTGACGATCGATTCCCACCTGGACCCCGACGGGGAGTCGGGTGAAGATGAACGACGCGAGAGACGAGCAACGGAGGAGGACGCACCGAAGAACATCGCCGCGGCCGAGGCCACCGTCCGCGAGATCGCGATGGGCCTCGAGCACCAACCGGCGAGCGGCTGGTTCATCTACGACGGCATCGAAGGCGGCCTCGGCTTCGCTCGAGCCATCTACGAGAACTACGAGGCCGTCGCCGAACGCGCACGGGATCTCATCGCCGACTGCGACTGCGGCAACGTCGGCGGCTGTCCCGCCTGCGTGATGGACGAGCAGTGTGGCAACGACAATCAGCCCCTCCACCGCGGCGCGGCAGTCGACGTACTCGATCAACTGCTCGGGAACGCGGATACCGAGACGCTCGAGGAACACGCGTCCGAGGAGGGCCACGGCGGAGACCGACGGCCACCGTTATTTTACGCGTGAGTC includes:
- a CDS encoding DEAD/DEAH box helicase; amino-acid sequence: MSDQRQSRSAVPVTGDELVETFPGSPGSATILERPGRDATRVPSENVLRAALADSLEHDLYSHQARALEALAREEHVCIATSTSSGKTRVYALQIARNYLEAQARGEESTAYLLYPTKALSRDQEASLNDLFEELGLDITVSVYDGDTERGTNRKRIREEADVIITNFAGVNTYLADHDRWARFLGACDLLVIDESHTYTGVHGMHVAWIVRRLKRVLSYYGATPQYVLTSATIGNPGEHSRALIDESVTVVDEDGSPRGPRDLVLWNPPPRTRDDTADERDEWRDGDENVADHAASDGEDGILERLPATVEAPRVFSHLTYHDAQSLLFTPSRKLAELSIKRATKYRHDRQRYYANPDRGSALEPYHAGHSRRKRHGTEHQLKTGVLDGVASTNALELGIDIGEMDATVQLGYPGQRQSFWQQIGRAGRGENRALSVLVAEHRTLDQYVVNTPEYLLENDVEDAVVDVDNDAVFAQHLRCAASELALGERDIDSLAERERLERAVEMWRRAGQLQGHLETGVSYVGPPRPQRSISLYATTGKEYEVALEEGYDGDADPEMEPLAKERVLRDFHEGAVRLHQGRQYEVTAVDHDSPQPSVTLRPTNADYYTRTQTDVTVLDAVSEESREIGDFTLHFGRGRVLVYHGTYDKVAIHGGQKEEQAIPTDNPPLSMDTQLCWLEVPQAVEDALVEKYRDFSIPELEGGFAGTAHLGYAGGLHAAEHATIGVAPLELMVDKRDLGGLATLTIDSHLDPDGESGEDERRERRATEEDAPKNIAAAEATVREIAMGLEHQPASGWFIYDGIEGGLGFARAIYENYEAVAERARDLIADCDCGNVGGCPACVMDEQCGNDNQPLHRGAAVDVLDQLLGNADTETLEEHASEEGHGGDRRPPLFYA